A part of Gossypium hirsutum isolate 1008001.06 chromosome A07, Gossypium_hirsutum_v2.1, whole genome shotgun sequence genomic DNA contains:
- the LOC121232242 gene encoding uncharacterized protein, which yields MGKGNKEGTSKQFRWTKPMEHVFLEILAEEARKRNKPSNTFRAVSINQVVDAILERFQVQCDAKHVENHLRTVKNQWQIICKIQAESGFGWDDNMKMITCDRATYDAAVMAHKKYEPFLNKSIDHYDEMAVVVGKDMATGSFARTFADIDLDDGNEDSMPVDCNNEEAEEVRTNVSSSGTSKRKRKSGQESLVDEQIKFVGEQLGKIANTLEKFTADNTSQLYEQVMSMEEEGFDEDFLCSVLDYLGSHESEAKIFLVKNKKHKKIWLQKFSQG from the exons atgggtaagggcaacaaagaagggacctccaagcaattcaggtggacaaaaccgatggaacatgttttccttgaaattctagcagaggAGGCTCGAAAAAGAAATAAACCTTCTAATACTTTCAGAGCAGTTTCTATTAATCAAGTTGTTGACGCCATTTTAGAAAGATTTCAAGTCCAATGCGATGCGaagcatgtggaaaatcatttgaggacagtaaaaaaccagtggcagattatatgcaaaattcaagctgaaagtggttttggatgggatgataacatgaaaatgatcacatgtgatagagcgacatatgatgcagcagtgatg gcacacaagaagtatgaaccatttttgaataaaagcattgatcattatgatgaaatggctgtggttgttggcaaagatatggcaacagggagttttgccagaacatttgctgacatagatttggatgatggtaaTGAAGATTCAATGCCTGTAGACTGCAACAATGAAGAGGctgaagaggtaagaacaaatgtatcttcatctggcacatccaaacgtaaaagaaaaagtgGTCAAGAAAGTctcgttgatgaacaaattaaatttgtgggtgaacaacttggcaaaattgctaatactttggaaaaatttactGCCGATAATACATCACAGCTTTACGAAcaagtgatgtcgatggaggaagaaggatttgatgaAGACTTCTTGTGTTCTGTGCTTGATTATCTAGGGAGTCATGAATCAGAGGCcaaaatttttttggttaaaaataagaagcataaaaaaatttggcttcaaaaattttctcagggttga